TCATCTACTTTGAGTACTGAAGATGATCAGCAGTCGGCAAATGGAGAGctcatatttgaatattttgAATCTGAACAACCATGCTGGCGGCGACAGTTATTTGACAAGTGAGTCTAATTACATAAACAGTGTGTTTGCGTGCTTATTCTTAGTCCTTTACGTGTGATTGATGGTCATAATCTTGCTTCATGAAGATGGTGCCTTATACCATATTCCTTTTCTACTATTTTCCATGTTATTGCACTTCCATTCCTCGTTACTAATGATTTAAGATTTTCTACTCGTGGTTCATTCTTGTTCATTGAACACTAGAAAAGGTGTTTTCTTTTGTAAGGTGTTCTTATAGAGGACTCATTGCAATCCTACTAGGGTAAACGAGCTGATTTCTGGTGTGAAACCGTCGAATTGCCAAATATCTGGAGACCCAAAGAGTTTGGGGCTCAGCCTGCATGACCTCCATCCAGCCTCTTGGTCTGTTCTATGCTCTCCGCTGTTATTGGTGCCATTATCATTTATCATATACTCATATGCAGATATGTAAAACTTTGTGGGTGAGCTTGCTTTTAGAACAAAACTCTCTTGAATTTCAGGTATTGTGTTGCATGGTATCCCATATACCGTATACCAGATGGTAAATTTCAGGCTGCATTCTTGTCATATCATTCTCTCAGGCACTGGATTCATCGAGGTAGCTCAGCAGACCAGGCTGGTCACGCTCCTGTTGTTTTGCCAGTCATAGGTCTGCAGTCTTACAATGACAAGGTAAAGGACTAACATATTTCTTGATACATAGATGTTACCCGAAAATGGTGTAAGTTGGTGATGATGTCAGACTTAAAATATTTTGTCTTCTGACATGGGTTGAGGTTTCCAACCTTGATGTTTTATTGTTTCTGCTTCCTGCTGTGAACATAGTTTGATTCATGTCGTAAGCATATCTCTTTTTACCAGATGTACCCTGTGtccaaaaaataaatcatacCTACTTTGCCATATTTTCCTACATACCAAGATCCTATATTTACCGGGAAGCCAGTTGAGCATCTTGTACTTTTACAAAGATTATTTTTCCTAATTAGTTCTCTTAAACGATTCATCAAGGCCATGAAAATGAAGTGTTGGCAAAAACCTTTGGCATTAGGCTACTGCTCTTTTGGCCTCAGGTGAAATAATAGATTGTAGTGGCGAATGTAGTCGTGGCCATGTGGATGTTTTTAAGTGACAGCAGTACGCTGCTTCATATTTATTATGCTCTGTTTATTACGCTGCTTGTCCTGATCCTGCCCTCTTACTTTTTACTCGTCCTCTTCTAATGCAGGCGGAGTGGTGGTTTCAGATGAGAAAATCAGAAGAGTCGCAGTCTAGTGAACCATCCCAGGTTCTGAAGGAGAGATTGCGCACGCTGAATCAAGCTGCGGCGGTGATGTCCAGGTCCGACGTACTTAAGAATGGGGAGATGAGTAGAAACAGGCACCCAGATTACGAGTTCTTCCTTTCCCGGAATCGATAGACGTGTGCGATGCTTCAGATCAAGGTGCCTGAGCCTCCTTTTTGAAGCAGCAGCACCAACCACTCGAGCTGTGTTGTCTAGCTTTGCGAGTAAGGGGAAGTTACTAACAAAGTGATAGGAACTGCAGGCTGCCATACTGTAACCTACCTACGTACGATACCCTGTATATTATGTCTGGAAGTGCTGCTCAAGTGATAGCGGAGTGaatttaccagatttttaggtGTGTGACTTTGTTTCTAGCTGATGATCATCTGTATATATGTGCAACCGACCAACCCTGTAAGAGAACAACAAGAGATCTGGTTTTTACTGTTGGATACCTTGTGTTTAAGCTGCGCCTGGTGTGATGGAGAATCATCAAAAGGAAGTTGTTTAGGGCTTATTGCACATGAAAGTCGACTCGATACATGGAGAGCAGAGCAGAGATTCACACGAAGCTCGCTCACAGCtagagagtcctacaaagcCAGTTTAGTGTAACCCATGAATGGAATTGGAATCTATGGGCACTTGAGCTTGCCGGTGTGTGGGTTGACCATGGTGTCGTAGCAGGGGCAGAGATGACGGGTGTCCTGCCCTGTCCCCGGCGGCACGCAGTTGCATCGGTTGCAGCAGACATTGCACATCTTGTTGCACATCTCGTTCTTCCAGTTGTTGCCGCACCGCCCCAAGCACGCCCCATGGCAGTCTGCATATATGCGAATGCCGTCAGGCTGGCAGGCAGATGAGCCATGCATTAAGCAAGGATCGTCGTCGGAGGAGTTGCATCCATGCGTACCTAGTTTTGGAGCCTGAAGCAGGGATCTGGTCCTCATTATcctgtgctgctgctgcgcctgtggttgtggttgtggatcagcagcagcagccgcgtcGACGGCCACGGCAAGGaccaacaagagaaaaaggaggaggagcgtCTTCGTCTTCTTCATCTTGCAGGTGCTCTAGCCTGCCTCTAGCTAGGAAGAGGGGTTTAGCTGCAGatcagggcagggcagggcaggggcAACAAGGAAATGAAACCAAAGCTGCAGAGACAAGGAAATGCACTACCACCATTCTGCCTTATTTAACTAGGTACAATGACAGCATGGGCTCACCtaataaataattaatgatGGACGTTTGTCGCAATGACTGACAGCATGACCTGGTGAAACATACATTTGGTACTGCCAAGTTGCTAACCATGCCAAGATGGATGCAATGCAAGATTCAGACTTGATATGCATGGATGCTGCTACAATCACAAGCAAGTAATTGATCAGTGCTCTCCTCTGCTCTTGTAAGACAGCACGCAGTAACTGGCCGGAGTCCTAATGAACCGAAGCTGTGATGAATGGAATGGGGCGAGGTACAGTGAATCAGTGAGCGAGAAAAGGTAGGCATGCATGTGATGCGAATGAATGAATGAACAAGCTTTACCCTGCATATGACGGTACCCCGtcggagagagacagagagaaagagagaggagctGTTCCTGGATGGGGGCCAATGCCCATTgcgcacatgcatgcattcacCTAGCAGAATCGCAGATCAGATGCACGGCACCCACAGGCCTGGCCTGGCCTGACCTGACCTGGGGGCGATCTAGCTGGGCTGAGCTGAGAGCTGTGTGTCACTCACCCACATGCTTTGTCTCAGCGTGTCGTCGCTCCCTTCCTCTCCCCGTGATCGATCGATCACATGCATTCACATTTCAGTCGAAGTTAAAAACCAGCAAGAATTACTGGGCTGGCAGTCAATTTCGCGCTCCTCCGTGATCGCTCACAGATTTGATTTCTGTCCGGTCCGTGCATGATAGAGTGCAAGCTACTGTGGGTAATTCAGCTGCTCTCCGACTATGATCCCTTGATGGAAGGTACACTTGGACGTGACAGCAAAGACATTCAAGAAACAGCAGCAGCTCACATTCCAAAGACTACGGCATGGGAAGCCAACCACAGTAGTAAGAGAACATCCAGAATTagacagacagacagacagaACCATGCATGAAAATAACCAAGTCCAGCAATTCCATAGATAAATTAAACTCAGTACTAAACACACTGACAATGATGAAGAAAGGGTACTACAGAAGACACTACACATCAATCAACTTCTAATAATTAAGCAAAACGAGGGCAGTTCAGACCAACATCTCGTTCGGCGAAGGAAACGGTTCGTCATCAACGGGATAGCTAGGCCTCATCAGCGTAGGCCGGCTCAAGGATGgcggcctcggcctcctgcaCCTCCTTCTCGGTCTTCCTTCCCTTCTTCGACTTGTAGTACACGCTCATGAAGGTCCCCACCGCGCCGTACTTGTTGCGGCAGTGCTCGTAGTGGGACGCGTCGAACATCCTCCAGAAGTCCTTCTCGTTCAGCTCCGACACCGCGTACTGCGGCTGGTAGCTGTGGTTCTCGATCAGCCACTGCTCCAGCCTGTGGACCGCCTCCGCACCGTTGTACTCCTCGCCCCTCAGCACGGCAGCAGGGGCGTAGTACACGCCGACATCGGTGAACATCTGGGCGTAGCTGGTGTCGCCTTGCCTGTGCTGGTGCTCGAACCCTGGCTCCGGGTACACCATGGTCTTCACAGGGAGCTTGTACAGACGGTGAGGGCACAGCCACAGTGGATACACCTAAAACAGACAAGTATTACTTACTGACTCATCAGTCACCTTAAGCAGCAGCAGGTTAGGGTACGCAATAATAGTCAGTATAGAGATGACACGATGACAAGCAACCAGAGCTAATCTTACTGAAACTTGAAAAGTAAGCAGCTCAAAGATAAACGCACCTCCATTTCCCGGTGAACAAACTCAAGAGCTTCTCCAACTTTGTACAGGGGCACCAGCATGTCCTGAATCACATGGTTGTCATGGTAGTAGTTCCTGATAGCCTCACCCTGGGTGGCCTTGAGCAGAGAGACCTTCGGTGGCATCAGCCAACCCAGCAGGAACCTGAACCAGAACTGGTCACCGAACGGCAAGATCAGCTTCCCCTCCCAGTACAGGCACCGGGTGTGACGGTGGTAGTACTCTCTTGTTGGGATGTACTCCACAAACTCACCCCTCTTGAGCGCCGTCTGAGCATGCTGGTAAAACCAAGGCTTAAACCACCATCCGACGCCGTTGATCTTGTTGCCCTTCTTCTTTGCCTCTTCTTTGGAAGCATAAACACCAGTCATCATGACACCCTCGGTTGCTGTGTACACCATTCCTTCAACAAAGTCAGGGACCTTTGCAGGGTCGCCATCTCTTGGCGCGAAAGAATCAGCATAGGCCTGCGCCATTTCCTTCAGTGTCCCTTTAACTGGAGTGTATGTGAGCCTCATGTATTCCTTGATGGGAATGAGCTTGATCTCAGCTGAAACAAGAAACCCAAGTGTTCCCTGGGACCAGGGAATGCCATAGAAAAGGTCAGAGTACTCGTTATCCTTGGTGGCTCTAACAACTCGGCCATCGGCAAGAACTACTTCCATTGCAACAACTGTGTCAGAGAAAAGGCCATACAGGTGAGAGCTCCCTTCAATTCCATAACCATTGATTAGCCCACCAACAGTAAGGTCATCGAGCTCAGCAATGACTGCAAGGGCAAGATTCATCGGGCAGGTAGCTCTGCTTATCTGACCCATGTTTACAAGAGGCTCAACCTTGGCAACCATTCTCTCTTTGTCAATCTCAAGGATGTTCCTGAAGGCAGAAAGGTCAACCTCAAAATGCCTGGCGCGCTTGTAGTCTACATTGCGCATGCCAACAGCAATCCAGGGCTTCCTGGCTGTGCAAACAAGACCATCCTTCTTTGGGTTCCTCTGCTTGAGCCGCTTCACAACCTTCTGCACATTCTCATCATGTTGCTTCTGGCGCTTCTTCTCTGACTTCATGGCAGACCACATATCTCCCAGATAGATGTTGAAGTAGATCAGAGCTGAAATTGGAAGGACCACAAAGATCACAAGGATCCATCGGAACTGTACAAAGTAGTCCACCAAAACTTTCTTCCTCTTAGGGCGCACCAGCGGTTCCTGCACGTCCGCCATGGTTGGGGGTTAATTCTGAAAAGAAAACAATTAAAAGATTACAAGGCAGAGTTAGTTGAGCAGTGACTTTAACCAGTAACAGCAAACCATATCAGGGAGAAGATTCAACACTAGATGAAGAAAGCAACAGAAGCTAGTGCACGGTCATCTGAACTGCCAAGACATATCTTCACCACAGCTATATTAATAAAGCTACATCCATCACACCTCCATCTTAGCATCTCATGTTTCAGGAAACAAGTAAAACGATGCCGTAACACTGAATGAATAAATAGACCAGAAGGTCCATAGCAAGCGCCTATTGACGGACAGCACGACATTCACATGCAGCAATTAAGACTTTGGACAGCAATAGTTCCATGGCAAGTAAGTATTTGTAGGACTAGAAGTTATTCCTAATACCGCAACCTTGCATTATCATCAAAACAGAAACGAAGCAAGCACAACAGAGATTATTTAGTCAGGTGACATTGACTTGATGTAACATGCATGTGGTGTGGCTATTAAAAGAAAGTAGTACAAAGAATGGGATAGATTGATCATATGGTCCAGGTAACAACCTAAAGTTGAGAAGAAGCTTTAATACAGCATTCCTAAGAGAAGGATGAACCTCGGAGATATACATATGTAGACAAAGCAATTCAGATCccagaaaaaaaatagacagtattttttgctatttttaatcCTGGAACCCCACAAGGGCCAACGCACCAACCTAAATCCTAGTATATTTTTCTTCTAAAGCTATGACTTGCAATGCGGTCACTGTCCACTTAACTGCATCCGAAGAGTGCATCTGGGCAAAGGTAGCGACCAGATTTTTTTACATTGGGCACCAGAACTCATGCATGCGAGCAACAATTGTGACATGAAACAATGGCACACATCTATccgttatgaacatgttttaacCCTGAAATCGAATGGATCTGTGTCTAGCAGCCATGCAATTGAGCTGACATGAAGAAGAAAGACCTCAGGAGTCTCTGATCCTGCAAATATTGATGGTCCCcatctcaaaataaaaatccaaaTCACGTTGAGTTATTCTCCTAGAGAAAACGGGATCATGAGTCCCTTGAAGAATGCAATTAGGAGGGAAAAATAACAGCACAAAAAAACATGTTCTTTTCATCACTGGGGACCTTCCTTGACAGATTTAGTAGAAAAGATGTCTTTGTTGGTGGAGTGCGTATTACAGCTTCCACAAGAAAAAGTCGGCCCATGTGCACAAAAAGATTGGGAATTTTGTAGCAGAAGGGCTCCTTTTCCCAAAAGTGAAGGACTGTCACTAATCAAACAGAAGCAGAAACCTGCATGACTGCAGGTGAACACAAACATTTCCCCATCTTTCAATGGCCTAGTTGGCCGAAAATGTGTACCCGTTACAAGAAGCACCGGGAAGGGAATTAATATCAAGGATGGAAGAGAGTGAGCGCCAGTTCCATTCGCATCATCCAAGACAAGATGTGGCTGCTACCTAGACTCATCAAGAGAAGGGAAAGGGGGGTTTCGTTTCCCACACCATGCATACAACGAGGCAGTCAACAAAGGAAAGTATCATTTACAGCAGATCTAAGCAGAGCAATCGATCGTGGAGAGGCTACAGGAAGCAAACGAATCGGatgcccttgcccttgcccttggagaagagaagagaagagaagagaagagaagagaagagtgGAGATCTTACCCTCGGAGGCCCGCCCGCTGTGAGTGATCTGCTGcaaggggaagggaagggaagggaaggggatTGTCTCCTCTCCCCTAGATAGACTCTACAATCTGCGCAAAGGCTGGTAGAGAAGTGGGTGGAGGGTTTTAAGGAGGAAGGCAAAGGAAAGGGTTCTATTGTCTCTTTTGCGTGTTAGACCCTGTACATGTTTGTATTCAAGTGTCAGCCCATACACAATCATATTCATATTCCCTCCTCCAATATTATATTAGCTGTGCACTTTGCATTCCGCTGTAGTTTTTAATGGCATTTTCTAAGACAACTTTCAATGTGATTTGCAGGATAAGTTTGATAAGGTGCTGGTCCGTccaagagaggagaagagaagagaatacGAGGGTATACTATATGATACATAGCGCAGTGTATGTCCCTGGATGTGAAATACTAGCTGTAGCAAGGGTCGTCGTGTAATAAAGTGTGGGAGAAGAGGACAAAAAACCGCTGCAGTACACTTGGATTAGACACTCGGTGTTTGTTTGTTTCGGTTTCTACTCACTTTtgctataaaaaatagaaagctGAGTAAAacagtttattttttaaaatgattttTGAGAAACAAAAACTATTATTATTACTAAGAAGCTACAAGCTAATTTGAAAGACTTTGTAGCTTTTGAAAGATGGTGTTATGAGATGTATCCGTATCAAAAGCTAACTCAAAAACAATTGTCCTATATATAACTTTTaacattaatttttaaaaacagCTTTTGGTAAAGGCTGGGTCCAACCAAACAGGCCTTTGAACTAGAGTGCTTTGCTTCTGCCTCTGACATGTGGCCTCGTCCATTTCCACGGAAGAAAGATGGAGTATTTAAAAATGAATCCTCCTCCCCGCCCCACCACATCCACGCAGGTGGGCCCACACGTCAgtgcatgcagatgcagcagAGAGATCCGATCTGAATGatgatggatgcatgcatgcagatgtgATGTGATGCGATGCATGACAGAGAGTCTCAGACTGATGGAGCACATGCAGACTGAGACTGGGCTGGGTTGGTGAAGCATCCATACTCCGGTGCATCGGATCTCCATCCAATGGTTCATGTACGTCGTTGCCGGATCGGATCGGCCACCCTTTCTGACATGTATAGGTGTGTGTTGATAAATCGGCAAACAAAGTTTAGTGGAAGGAGAGAGAACGGAAAATAAATTAAGCAGAGAGATTAACCAAGTCTATATATCGTCCGTAGCCCGCTCGATCGCTCTGCCCAAGATACACATGCAATAAACAATTGTTAATAACCTAGCAGATCAGCTGGGTGATATGAGCTGTATACACATGCACGTAGAGACAATCGATCTGCTGAATAATCCATGGATCGACGATGGACGGGTGGATGGATCTCAAGGAGCTACTTATTAACGTACAGTAGATCCACAGGGCGGCCGGCAGACAATTCCGTTCATGTATtaataacaagaagaagagagtaTTACATGCATCAAAGGCGTAAGAAAACAACTAAAGGAGTCCTCCCAAACAGACTGCTGAGAGGCTGAGGAGTTAAAAAAAAGTCATATATGCTTGTGCGTCCGCCCGATCTATCGATCAAACAAATCGATCAAGAGTTGCctagtttttttgttttttttttaatcgagTAGTATAGTAGTGCCTGCATGCATGTGGTAGTAATAGCTAAGCTACTCCAAGTCTCCAACATATATGCAGGCAGGCAAGCATCTTACAGCAAGTATAAATTATGTACTCTACCATCTGCAGATGAAAACCATGTGGACTACATGACaactgaaagaaagaaaagggaaattAGCCTGATCTGCTCTAGTTTGTTACTCTGTAGGTAGGGGTGAAAGGTTAACTGAAAGTACCCAGTCATTTGTAAATAAAATGACAGTCACAGAAACAGCAAAGGGCATTTGGTCCAGTGGCATGATTCTCGCTTAGGGTGCGAGAGGTCCCGATTTTATTTCTCGGAATGCCCCATTTGAACGAGCTTTTTTCcctcttagtttttttttttttttcattttcattcGGGTGATTAGACAGCTGTGGCGCCTCAAGACTTGAGAGATCGGTCTAATGCCAACCAATTAAACGGAGATATAGCCAAATTAGGTGTGAACCTGAACGATCaacatcctttttttttctttgaaacaaACGGTAGAAGCTCCACCTGTTTCAATTGAGTATCGGAGAAAAGGTTTGAATACAGCACCGACAAACCATGGATTCCAAAAGTCATACCCTCGGTGTCCCACTACTGTAGAAATTGTTTGTCAATTGGCCCATAACCGTTTTCACAGTTAAATTTTGAATAGCCTATCATGAACAAACTGTAAAAATCGATAACTATTCCAGCCGGTTGCAAAAATCGTCTGTAATAATGGTTACTACATTATGTTGGTAGCCCGAACCACACTATAATACATATAAATTTGCAATCGGTTTGGAATCACAACCTGCTATGATATTAGAGTATTACAATGAACTTTTGTACCGAACTGATTGTGATATATATAGATTTGCAGTCGGTTTGGAACAACAACCTACTATGATATTTGGCGTATTACATTAGGCTTTTGTACCGAACCACTGCAATATACATTGATTTGTACTTGGTTTGCAACAGCAACCTATTGTGATATTCGGAGTATTATGTCGGGCTTCTGAATCGAATCAATTGTATTGtattgtcgatgtaaagaatagggGTCCCctattgtcggaggattaattccagtcgcagggatcccgagagacccctttttagagattcggccggggggatgatcctaaatacgttcgtcggagaaataaatgtgaatgaatgcaacggccggtggtgggggtgctgacctagtgcaagaagaagtaaatgcactgaaatttagacaggttcgggccgcacgggggtgtaataccctactcctgtatggatgctataactgtcctgaggaagtccctcaaggatgttgctgttACAAGAgtgttggtctatctaagagcttgaggctccttgttcttcggctggaactgggttcagccttcctcacagtgtttctcttgcgttgtgttcttgtctatccgTTACCTCTAACCGTCTTCTTCAGCTCTGCTCTTTTTACTTGGTCTCTGTTTTACTATTCTTCATGTCCTGTTCTCCgtttgtgccgccggctgctttaagtacccgccggccgcgacatgccccgaacggaaggaggtGGCACAAGTTCcgagatgccataaatggaaatggcatcatcatttcctctggacgaagtgatcgagggtggaaaatgcgtcgcacgtccggtcatctgtcaccataaatgccctggcaacgggcgccgtggagagggcccaccggacagccgtagagcaacccggcgtgcctgccctgtcttgttcccctgccacagcagtgtggtagacggaacgccttggtccttacgacgttatcccgagacaaaccggatggcacgggacgggacccgtgcaattaataaccccatgtctctctgccaaaacatggcaggaactgacgctgagcgcggcgggagcagttggaggcgacaggccacgcacgctcattaaatgcggccttgggcctctgactggttgacacctcatcggtagaCCCCTcaggggtctttctgggtcgtcggggtaccgagtactcgggggtactgttcacatccctgagcactctctcccgagaatgcctttccttgtcctcggggtgccgagtgctcgggggtactgttcacctccccgagcactcttgtacggaccctcagggaaccgagtgctcgggggctgccgcatgcagcctcgagcactctctctcgagcactcttgtacggatcctcggggaaccgagtgctcgggggctgccgcatgcagccccgagcactctctcccggaacttagctctcctgatcgttgggggactagggtgctcgggggtaaccgtacacctccccgagcactttcttcccagtacttggactctgtggatcatcggggaactggggtactcgggggctaCCGActgtggtcccgagcaccttctcccgggacttgaccttttctcatcctacaggagagacctcacgggatggcgccatgtggcggatgacTGGCCcgacctcgggattcggggacccccggctcctgatacaccgacacctaTTCTTTGGGCCCACACCAGCAAAATCTGACTTCAGTGCGTACGTCTGGCAGGGCTTGCATGACCAGTCCCCTAATCGCGAAAGGAAACAAGAGCTGGTCATGGAGCATGTACTCATCTAACCagtctaatctcatttaatgttaTCCACTCAAATATTTTCCTTCCTCAGATACCTCCTTTCAACGAGCAAAGTCGTGGCCAGCACAGCGGTGCAGTGGCCCGTCccatagcaattaatgctacaggacagcCCTGCAAGCGGGTGCAATAGTCTCGCAAGTGGGTGTGACAACGTGCGGATGATGGGACAGGACGCCCAAGATGGCCAAGCAGACCGAGCATGCCTACTCTCCGTAATGATAGCCTCGTAGTAGGGGTTTTTCGCATAAATGAGACTGCTATAGTTCTGACATGTACTGTTTGTATATACGTCTCTCCTGCTACTACATAAATGAGGAGGAACCAGGCTTGTAAAGGGCAAAAACTCTTTCTATAACCAAGTTGATCcccatcataagaaaatacacagaaCGTAGGAATGTTATCCCATGGGAGACCTGAATCTAGATAAccccttgtgttcttgagttcatcatcacacacacacactcataGGAAATGTTGATCACGCTCCTGTCAACCAGTATACCCCGGACACATTATCAAAGATTAACCCTTGATATGTACTTAGTATTTGCAGTCAGTTTGAAATAGGAACATACTATGTAGCAACGCGACCCCAGTCCAACCACCCTCGAATTCAAACCTAGCCGGCTCACGACAGTGACAACAACAACGAGAGAGCCAATGCTTTTGTCTGCATCCCTCCTCCTCATGCCCTATGtccctccttctctctctatcttCCCACCCAGATCCGGTAGTGACTGTTTGGGCGACGATGGTGGGAAGGTTGGTGTGAGATGGCCATATCTAGATGGTGTTGGAGAAGGTCGCCATGGGATGCTTCACTATAGGGAGTGGCTCCTTCCACTTCTCGTCCTGAATGTACTAGATGTCATCTATAGGTTTTCTAGAGGCTTTTCCACCAAATACCTACAGCCACAAACTCACAAATACATAGATCGgggcaaatcgcccaaaatACCAACTAGAACAAGTATGAACTCAAGAAAGCAAATGAGAGAtaaatttgtttcctgaagttcggatCCAACGATCCTACATCTTCGTTGAGATGCTCATAAAGAGTCATGTCTCTTTCAACTCTATTCCTCACCAAGCGACTACGAAGATTGAGCTTGAGCTTACTCAAGTGTTTctcttcccttgcagaggcgaggatgaccttcacaaacttttcgaGACACTTCACAAGCTTAGTTGCTTTCCGAGTgatgcctagccgtctaggagctctaAGCTCTAAGAGTAATGAACGCAAATCATGACTTGATGATGAACACAAATGTTCGAGATTTGAATTTAGCTCACTTGTACTCAATTTCTTACTCTCacacccaactctcaaatccttacAGGAATTAaagcactagaggagtgggGAGAGCTATTGaagggctataaatgctcttGTCTTAAGGTAGTCCAGCAGcaaaagaaagaggagaggagTGAAGGAGTATTTATATCCCCcctcaaaactagccgttacaggcTTTTCTGGTctaactcggatactccgggttcaatcCGAAACCTCCGAGTTGGTATTTAAATGCATAACCGAGAACCCCTAGCCGGAACTCAACTTGAAGGGTCTGGATGAAATACCAAAACCAAGAACATCCAAGTCAACCCGAAACCTCCGGGTAAAATATTTAGACCTTAACCGAGCACAACCGAGCACCCCTGCTCGGAGgaaagtccggagactccgattAATTTCAATTTGGGTTCTTGGTTTGGACCTTTTTAGTTTACCCAGAAGTTCTGAGTTAACTCGGAAGTTTTAGGTTGGGGTCCTCTACTAGGTTTAGCTCGTGTAACCCGAGAGTTCCGGGTGAATCCGGAAGTTTCAGATTGTACTAACTTTTGGGCATAATGGTAAGTTTT
The sequence above is drawn from the Phragmites australis chromosome 10, lpPhrAust1.1, whole genome shotgun sequence genome and encodes:
- the LOC133931187 gene encoding gibberellin-regulated protein 2-like yields the protein MKKTKTLLLLFLLLVLAVAVDAAAAADPQPQPQAQQQHRIMRTRSLLQAPKLDCHGACLGRCGNNWKNEMCNKMCNVCCNRCNCVPPGTGQDTRHLCPCYDTMVNPHTGKLKCP
- the LOC133931188 gene encoding delta(24)-sterol reductase-like, translating into MADVQEPLVRPKRKKVLVDYFVQFRWILVIFVVLPISALIYFNIYLGDMWSAMKSEKKRQKQHDENVQKVVKRLKQRNPKKDGLVCTARKPWIAVGMRNVDYKRARHFEVDLSAFRNILEIDKERMVAKVEPLVNMGQISRATCPMNLALAVIAELDDLTVGGLINGYGIEGSSHLYGLFSDTVVAMEVVLADGRVVRATKDNEYSDLFYGIPWSQGTLGFLVSAEIKLIPIKEYMRLTYTPVKGTLKEMAQAYADSFAPRDGDPAKVPDFVEGMVYTATEGVMMTGVYASKEEAKKKGNKINGVGWWFKPWFYQHAQTALKRGEFVEYIPTREYYHRHTRCLYWEGKLILPFGDQFWFRFLLGWLMPPKVSLLKATQGEAIRNYYHDNHVIQDMLVPLYKVGEALEFVHREMEVYPLWLCPHRLYKLPVKTMVYPEPGFEHQHRQGDTSYAQMFTDVGVYYAPAAVLRGEEYNGAEAVHRLEQWLIENHSYQPQYAVSELNEKDFWRMFDASHYEHCRNKYGAVGTFMSVYYKSKKGRKTEKEVQEAEAAILEPAYADEA